A stretch of the Campylobacter sp. 19-13652 genome encodes the following:
- the fliF gene encoding flagellar basal-body MS-ring/collar protein FliF, with protein sequence MDFKTILQQISQLYSKLSLRQRIVSAASIVIVVGFLVGLSLFKTGSKGEFDGYVVLFENISANDSNAIIEQLNKDGVEYKLANEGTILVPKADVYKERIAVASLGIPKDSKVGFEIFDKQDFGSTDAEQRVKYQRALEGELARTIQSLEPINRAVVKIAIPKESVFTERQAPPTASVVLSIKQGMSLSQKQIFGIKNLVAGAVANLSLNNVKIVNSEGVALGDEEAGFDSDVIAAQMRYKREFENSYEQKIINVLAPIVGGYDRVVAKVNIDFDFDKKDTKSEVYDPNNVIRSESNIEEKRQGRGANDIGGVPGAVSNIGPVQGLDDGGLKEQYSKSSQQTNYEISKKITNIKGQFATINRVSAAVVVDGSYKKSTDENGNEIMEFVPLSEAQKASITNLIKQAIGYNATRGDEVSVDNFEFKLSKDESPSKKVVGFMQAYVEPFLPLLKYIFAALLLYLFYKKVIVVFMHKMMEDIKEDDNMPEYEEFEDLGDAEDTIEKARAARKKMEEQLGLDGDFNEDELRYDVLLEKMRKQVLEQPEDFSGLLQDLIKNDSEFNIRKEM encoded by the coding sequence ATGGATTTTAAGACTATTTTACAGCAGATTAGCCAACTATACTCAAAATTAAGCCTTAGACAGCGTATAGTGTCTGCTGCTTCGATAGTTATTGTTGTTGGATTTTTGGTAGGATTAAGCCTTTTTAAAACTGGCTCAAAGGGCGAATTTGACGGATACGTAGTGCTTTTTGAAAACATTAGCGCAAACGACTCAAATGCCATAATAGAGCAGCTTAATAAAGACGGTGTGGAGTACAAGCTTGCAAATGAGGGTACGATTTTAGTGCCAAAGGCTGATGTTTATAAAGAGCGTATCGCAGTTGCAAGTTTAGGAATCCCAAAAGATAGTAAGGTTGGATTTGAAATATTTGACAAGCAGGATTTTGGCTCTACTGACGCTGAACAGCGTGTGAAATATCAGCGTGCGCTTGAGGGTGAGCTAGCCCGCACCATACAGAGCCTTGAGCCTATAAATAGGGCAGTAGTAAAAATAGCAATCCCAAAAGAGAGCGTCTTTACCGAACGCCAAGCCCCACCAACTGCCTCAGTGGTGCTAAGTATCAAGCAGGGCATGAGCCTAAGCCAAAAGCAGATATTTGGGATTAAAAACCTAGTAGCTGGCGCAGTGGCAAATTTAAGCTTAAATAACGTAAAAATAGTAAATAGCGAAGGTGTGGCTCTAGGTGATGAGGAAGCCGGATTTGATAGCGATGTAATCGCTGCTCAAATGCGCTATAAGAGAGAATTTGAAAATAGCTACGAACAAAAGATAATAAACGTCCTAGCTCCAATTGTGGGCGGCTATGATAGGGTTGTGGCAAAGGTAAATATAGACTTTGACTTTGATAAAAAGGATACAAAAAGCGAGGTTTATGACCCAAATAACGTCATAAGAAGCGAGAGCAATATAGAGGAAAAACGCCAAGGTAGAGGCGCAAATGACATAGGTGGAGTACCGGGGGCGGTTAGCAACATAGGGCCAGTACAGGGGCTTGATGATGGCGGATTAAAGGAGCAGTACTCAAAAAGCTCACAGCAGACAAATTATGAAATTTCAAAAAAAATAACAAACATAAAAGGACAGTTTGCCACGATAAATCGCGTAAGTGCAGCTGTTGTCGTAGATGGAAGTTATAAAAAATCCACAGACGAAAACGGCAATGAGATAATGGAATTTGTCCCATTAAGCGAGGCGCAAAAGGCTAGTATTACAAATTTAATCAAGCAAGCAATCGGATATAACGCAACTCGCGGTGATGAGGTGAGTGTTGATAATTTTGAGTTTAAACTCAGCAAAGACGAAAGCCCTAGTAAAAAAGTCGTGGGATTTATGCAGGCTTATGTAGAGCCGTTTTTACCGCTATTAAAATATATTTTTGCGGCACTTTTACTCTATCTTTTTTACAAAAAAGTTATCGTTGTGTTTATGCATAAGATGATGGAAGACATAAAAGAAGATGACAATATGCCTGAGTATGAGGAATTTGAAGATTTAGGCGATGCTGAGGATACCATAGAAAAAGCTCGCGCTGCACGCAAGAAAATGGAAGAGCAGCTTGGGCTTGATGGGGATTTTAACGAGGATGAGCTACGCTATGATGTACTGCTTGAAAAGATGCGAAAGCAGGTGCTAGAACAGCCCGAGGATTTTTCTGGGCTTTTGCAAGATCTTATTAAAAACGACAGTGAATTTAATATACGCAAGGAGATGTGA
- the fliG gene encoding flagellar motor switch protein FliG — protein MFVKLNDQQKMVYEDLSTPEKIAILLIQLGEEATSLVFSHMDVDVITDISGHIAQGKSIDKQVAAAVLEEFYALVQSNQYVRNGGLDYAKEILYRTFGPEEAQKILDKLAKNMESNKSFGYLTKIKPQELADFIVKEHPQSIAVILAHMDPSGAAETLSYFPDELRSEVIIRMATLGDITPSVIKRVSTVLESKLDSLTSYKVEVGGPRATAEVLNRLGQKASKSTIERIEQTDERLATTIKELMFTFEDISTLNSNAIREILKEVDKKDLMVALKGASEPLREKFLSNMSQRASEAFLEEMGYLGAVRVRDVEEAQRRIVETVQSLADKGVFQVGEVDEMIE, from the coding sequence ATGTTTGTCAAGCTTAATGACCAGCAAAAAATGGTATATGAAGACCTCTCCACTCCTGAAAAAATCGCCATTTTGCTTATTCAACTAGGCGAAGAGGCGACTAGTCTTGTATTTTCCCACATGGATGTGGACGTCATTACCGATATTTCGGGGCATATCGCACAAGGAAAAAGCATAGATAAGCAAGTAGCAGCTGCGGTACTTGAGGAATTTTATGCTCTAGTGCAGTCAAATCAATATGTAAGAAACGGCGGTTTAGACTATGCTAAAGAGATACTTTATCGCACATTTGGACCAGAGGAGGCGCAAAAAATACTTGATAAGCTAGCCAAAAATATGGAGAGTAATAAAAGCTTTGGCTACCTTACTAAGATTAAACCTCAAGAGCTTGCTGATTTTATTGTCAAAGAACATCCTCAATCAATCGCTGTAATCCTAGCTCATATGGATCCAAGCGGTGCAGCAGAAACTCTTAGCTATTTTCCAGATGAGCTAAGAAGTGAGGTTATAATTAGGATGGCGACTTTAGGCGATATTACCCCAAGTGTGATAAAACGCGTCTCAACAGTGCTTGAGAGTAAGCTAGATAGCCTTACTTCCTATAAAGTCGAAGTGGGCGGACCACGTGCTACTGCTGAGGTGCTAAATCGCCTAGGGCAAAAGGCTAGCAAAAGCACCATCGAGCGCATAGAGCAGACCGACGAAAGACTTGCTACTACGATAAAAGAGCTTATGTTTACATTTGAGGATATTAGCACGCTTAACTCAAATGCGATACGTGAAATTTTAAAAGAGGTTGATAAAAAAGATCTCATGGTTGCGCTTAAGGGTGCTAGTGAGCCTTTAAGAGAGAAGTTTTTATCCAATATGTCCCAGCGTGCTAGCGAAGCATTTTTAGAGGAGATGGGATATTTGGGCGCAGTGCGTGTGCGAGATGTTGAAGAAGCACAAAGGCGCATAGTAGAAACTGTTCAAAGTCTAGCTGATAAAGGAGTATTCCAAGTTGGCGAAGTTGATGAGATGATAGAATGA
- the fliH gene encoding flagellar assembly protein FliH, translating to MKSSIITNETSSRHFVQNYRFKVLSTEHADLSHASAAKTGSPKDVSDQMQNEVISSEHINQDITNATSSISATPANINQNDSFVEELLKKVDEMGDNVIKLQMQIENQEREFSSRLASEVERAKTEGEEVGRAKAGEEFTAQLDELKRQYGLSVSKLDEASKRLDEFIAKNEAELGNTAIEIAKEVIAKELLEDSAKIALGLAKKLLSELAGASEIKLSVNPNDASFLKESFADDARISVISDEAIAKGGVIITSDAGNIEASLSARLDKIKSMVG from the coding sequence ATGAAAAGTAGCATAATCACAAACGAAACCTCAAGCAGGCACTTTGTGCAAAATTATAGATTTAAAGTCCTCTCTACAGAGCATGCTGATTTATCTCATGCAAGCGCAGCTAAGACAGGGTCACCAAAAGACGTAAGCGATCAAATGCAAAATGAAGTAATTAGTAGTGAGCATATAAATCAAGATATAACTAATGCTACTTCTAGTATATCGGCCACACCAGCTAATATAAACCAAAACGATAGCTTTGTCGAGGAGCTTTTAAAAAAAGTCGATGAAATGGGCGATAATGTCATTAAGCTTCAAATGCAAATAGAAAATCAAGAGCGTGAGTTTAGCTCTCGCTTAGCTAGCGAGGTGGAGCGTGCTAAAACCGAGGGGGAAGAGGTCGGTAGGGCAAAGGCTGGTGAGGAATTTACCGCTCAACTTGATGAGTTAAAAAGGCAGTATGGCTTAAGTGTGTCTAAGCTAGATGAGGCAAGTAAAAGGCTTGATGAATTTATCGCTAAAAACGAAGCCGAGCTAGGAAATACCGCCATAGAAATCGCAAAAGAAGTCATAGCAAAAGAGCTTCTTGAGGATAGCGCTAAGATAGCCTTAGGGCTTGCTAAAAAGCTTCTTAGCGAATTAGCAGGAGCTAGCGAGATAAAGCTAAGCGTAAATCCAAATGATGCTAGCTTTTTAAAAGAGAGCTTTGCAGATGACGCCAGAATAAGCGTAATAAGCGATGAGGCTATCGCAAAAGGTGGTGTTATAATTACAAGTGATGCTGGAAATATAGAGGCAAGCCTAAGTGCGCGCTTAGATAAAATAAAGTCAATGGTGGGCTAA